A single Methylobacterium sp. 17Sr1-1 DNA region contains:
- the gatA gene encoding Asp-tRNA(Asn)/Glu-tRNA(Gln) amidotransferase subunit GatA, which yields MSTKPAELTDLTLAQARDGLRAKEFSARELAQAHLDAMEKARLLNAYLLETPDRALAMAEVADQKLAAGEARPLEGLPLGIKDLFCTHGVATTAGSKILEGFQPHYESTVSHNLWRDGAVMLGKLNLDEFAMGSSNETSAYGPVISPWRRQGADGKLSDAKLVPGGSSGGSAAAVAARLCLGATATDTGGSIRQPAAFTGTVGIKPTYGRCSRWGTVAFASSLDQAGPIARTVRDTAILLTSMSGHDDKDTTSVDIPVPDFEAAVNRGVKGLTIGIPKEYRVDGMPAEIERLWQQGADWLRDAGAKVVEVSLPHTKYALPAYYIVAPAEASSNLARYDGVRYGLRVPGRDIVGMYEATRAAGFGREVKRRIMIGTYVLSAGYYDAYYVRAQKIRTLIKRDFEEVYASGVDAILTPTTPSAAFGFGEKAKADPVEMYLLDVFTVTVNMAGLPGLAVPAGLDAQGLPLGLQLIGRPFDEETLFAAGQVIEEAAGCIALPQAWWA from the coding sequence GTGAGCACCAAGCCGGCAGAGCTGACCGACCTCACCCTGGCGCAGGCCCGCGACGGCCTGCGGGCGAAGGAGTTCTCCGCCCGGGAGCTGGCGCAGGCCCATCTCGACGCGATGGAGAAGGCCCGCCTCCTCAACGCCTACCTGCTCGAGACGCCCGACCGGGCGCTCGCGATGGCGGAGGTCGCCGACCAGAAGCTCGCCGCCGGCGAGGCGCGGCCCCTCGAGGGCCTGCCGCTCGGCATCAAGGACCTGTTCTGCACCCACGGGGTCGCCACCACCGCGGGCTCGAAGATCCTCGAAGGCTTCCAGCCGCACTACGAATCCACCGTCAGCCACAACCTGTGGCGCGACGGCGCGGTGATGCTCGGCAAGCTCAACCTCGACGAGTTCGCCATGGGCTCGTCGAACGAGACCAGCGCCTACGGCCCGGTGATCTCGCCGTGGCGGCGCCAAGGTGCCGACGGCAAGCTTTCCGACGCCAAGCTGGTGCCCGGCGGCTCGTCGGGCGGCTCGGCCGCCGCGGTCGCGGCCCGCCTGTGCCTGGGCGCCACCGCCACCGACACCGGCGGCTCGATCCGCCAGCCGGCGGCCTTCACCGGCACCGTCGGCATCAAGCCGACCTACGGCCGCTGCTCCCGCTGGGGCACCGTCGCCTTCGCCTCGTCCCTCGACCAGGCCGGGCCGATCGCCCGCACGGTGCGCGACACCGCGATCCTGCTCACCTCGATGTCCGGCCACGACGACAAGGACACCACCTCGGTCGACATCCCGGTGCCCGACTTCGAGGCGGCGGTGAATCGCGGCGTCAAGGGCCTGACCATCGGCATCCCGAAGGAGTACCGGGTCGACGGCATGCCGGCCGAGATCGAGCGGCTGTGGCAGCAGGGCGCCGATTGGCTGCGCGACGCCGGCGCCAAGGTGGTCGAGGTCTCGCTGCCGCACACCAAGTATGCCCTGCCGGCCTACTACATCGTGGCGCCGGCCGAGGCCTCCTCGAACCTCGCCCGCTACGACGGCGTCCGCTACGGCCTGCGCGTGCCGGGGCGTGACATCGTCGGGATGTACGAGGCGACCCGCGCCGCCGGCTTCGGCCGCGAGGTCAAGCGCCGGATCATGATCGGCACCTACGTGCTCTCGGCCGGCTATTACGACGCCTATTACGTCCGGGCCCAGAAGATCCGCACGCTGATCAAGCGCGACTTCGAAGAGGTCTACGCCTCGGGCGTCGACGCGATCCTCACCCCCACCACCCCGTCCGCCGCCTTCGGCTTCGGCGAGAAGGCGAAGGCCGACCCGGTCGAGATGTACCTCCTCGACGTGTTCACCGTGACGGTGAACATGGCGGGCCTGCCCGGCCTCGCGGTGCCGGCGGGGCTCGACGCGCAAGGCCTGCCCCTCGGCCTCCAGCTCATCGGCCGTCCCTTCGACGAGGAGACCCTGTTCGCCGCGGGCCAGGTGATCGAGGAGGCGGCGGGCTGCATCGCCCTGCCGCAGGCGTGGTGGGCGTGA
- the gatC gene encoding Asp-tRNA(Asn)/Glu-tRNA(Gln) amidotransferase subunit GatC codes for MSVDAKTVRRIAHLARIAVTDEEVAPLQDELNAILSFVEQLDAVDVSGVEPMTSVTPMAMKSREDVITDGGHAREIVFNAPLTEDNYFVVPKVVE; via the coding sequence ATGTCGGTCGACGCCAAGACGGTCCGGCGCATCGCGCACCTGGCGCGGATCGCAGTCACCGACGAGGAGGTGGCACCGCTCCAGGACGAGCTCAACGCCATCCTGTCCTTCGTCGAGCAGCTCGACGCGGTCGACGTCTCCGGCGTCGAGCCGATGACCTCGGTGACCCCGATGGCGATGAAGAGCCGCGAGGACGTGATCACCGACGGCGGGCATGCCCGCGAGATCGTGTTCAACGCACCTCTGACCGAGGACAACTATTTCGTGGTGCCGAAGGTCGTCGAGTAG
- a CDS encoding metal-dependent hydrolase produces MRITWFGHSTFRLDFGCAHVLIDPFFSGNPAFEGDRKAATEGATHILITHGHGDHVGDTVEIAAETGAKVVTNYDLCMWLSSKGVTQFEPMNTGGTVDVGGFRVSLVRADHSAGMSEAGVTVPLGLPNGVIVRAEGEPTVYHMGDTDIFGDMALIQEIYRPDVLMVPVGDRFTMGAETAALAVTRFFKPKAVIPCHYGSFPIVDPSADRFVAAMDGSGVQVIVPHKGTAVTVQ; encoded by the coding sequence ATGCGCATCACCTGGTTCGGCCATTCCACCTTCCGCCTCGATTTCGGCTGCGCTCACGTGTTGATCGATCCGTTCTTCAGCGGCAACCCGGCCTTCGAGGGCGACCGCAAGGCGGCGACCGAGGGCGCGACCCACATCCTGATCACCCACGGCCACGGCGACCATGTCGGCGACACGGTCGAGATCGCCGCCGAGACCGGTGCCAAGGTCGTCACCAACTACGACCTGTGCATGTGGCTGTCCTCGAAGGGCGTGACGCAGTTCGAGCCGATGAACACCGGCGGCACGGTCGATGTCGGGGGCTTCAGGGTCAGCCTGGTGCGGGCCGACCACTCGGCCGGCATGAGCGAGGCCGGGGTGACGGTGCCGCTCGGGCTGCCGAACGGCGTGATCGTGCGGGCCGAGGGCGAGCCGACGGTCTACCACATGGGCGACACCGACATCTTCGGCGACATGGCGCTGATCCAGGAGATCTACCGCCCCGATGTGCTGATGGTGCCGGTCGGCGACCGCTTCACCATGGGGGCGGAGACCGCGGCGCTCGCCGTCACGCGCTTCTTCAAGCCCAAGGCCGTGATCCCCTGCCACTACGGCTCCTTCCCGATCGTCGATCCGAGCGCCGACCGCTTCGTCGCCGCCATGGACGGCAGCGGCGTGCAGGTGATCGTGCCGCACAAGGGCACCGCCGTCACGGTGCAGTAG
- the ruvX gene encoding Holliday junction resolvase RuvX encodes MNRETIAAFAAESRGGARLLGLDLGTKTIGLALSDVQRRIASPLETIKRVKFTPDAATLAGIATKHGVGGLVVGLPLNMDGSEGPRVQSTRAFVRNLKPILPLPVLFWDERLSTAAVTRTLLEADASRARRGELVDKLAAAYILQGCLDVLDGLREEGEDDFSEG; translated from the coding sequence GTGAACCGGGAGACGATCGCAGCCTTCGCGGCCGAGTCGCGCGGGGGCGCCCGCCTGCTCGGGCTCGACCTCGGCACCAAGACCATCGGGCTCGCCCTCTCGGACGTGCAGCGCCGGATCGCCTCGCCGCTGGAGACGATCAAGCGGGTCAAGTTCACGCCCGACGCGGCGACCCTGGCGGGGATCGCGACAAAGCACGGGGTCGGCGGGCTGGTGGTCGGGCTGCCCCTCAACATGGACGGCAGCGAGGGCCCGCGGGTGCAATCGACCCGGGCCTTCGTGCGCAACCTGAAGCCGATCCTGCCCCTGCCGGTCCTGTTCTGGGACGAGCGCCTGTCGACGGCGGCCGTCACCCGCACCCTGCTGGAGGCCGACGCCTCCCGGGCGCGCCGCGGCGAACTCGTCGACAAGCTGGCCGCCGCCTACATCCTGCAGGGCTGCCTGGATGTGCTGGACGGGCTGCGGGAGGAGGGGGAGGACGACTTTTCGGAAGGGTAG